The Roseibium sp. Sym1 nucleotide sequence GGCGGCTCTGGCGGCGTCCATGATCCTTGCGGCGCTCCCCGGTGCCGCCCAGGAGCTGCTGCGGGACGGCGAGGCCGTCAAGACCCGTACCAAGCCGATCGAAACCTTTCACATCGGCCGGGAAGACAGCCGTTTCGGCAAGCTCACCTTTCTGGGCGGGCTGGAGGTCCTGGCGTCGGACCGCAAGATCGGCGGTCTTTCCGGCGTGATCACCCTCGACGGGGGTGCGCGGTTCCTTGCGGTGACAGACAATGGCCACTGGGTCAGCGGGCGTGTCGAGCAGACGGCGGAGGGAAAGCCGCTCGGCCTGTCGGACGTGCGCTACGCACCGCTGCTGGGTGCGGACGGCAAGACGCTGAACGCCCGCTGGGGCCACGATACCGAAGCACTGACACTGGCCGGATCCGGGCTTTACGTGACTGCCGAAACCCGCAATGCGATCTATCACTATCCCTGGCCGCTGACGACGGGGCGGGAGAAGATGATCGGCGAAGTGGCGCTTCCCGATGATATCCGCGATCTGCCGCGCAATGCCGGGCTGGAATCCCTCGCCGCCGTCCCGGACGACAGTCCCGATGCCGGCAAGCTGGTCGCCATCGCCGAATCCGCGCCGAGCGGTCTGCACGACCTGACGGGCTTTATTCTCGGTCCCGGAGGCACGGGCCGGTTCACCTTGCGCCGCCATGACCGTTTCGATGCCACCGACGCGGCCTTTCTGCCGAACGGGGATCTCCTGGTCATGGAGCGCCGCTTCAATCTGCGCGACCTGCTCGGCCTGCGCCTGCGCCGGATCGCGGCGGCGGATCTCAAGGCCGACGCGGTGCTGGACGGCGAATTGCTGCTGGAAGCGGATTTCAACGCCCAGATCGACAACATGGAGGGCCTGGCCGTTCACGTGACGGACAAGGGCGAGAC carries:
- a CDS encoding esterase-like activity of phytase family protein; its protein translation is MAAIRPGRPKKLLGAAALAASMILAALPGAAQELLRDGEAVKTRTKPIETFHIGREDSRFGKLTFLGGLEVLASDRKIGGLSGVITLDGGARFLAVTDNGHWVSGRVEQTAEGKPLGLSDVRYAPLLGADGKTLNARWGHDTEALTLAGSGLYVTAETRNAIYHYPWPLTTGREKMIGEVALPDDIRDLPRNAGLESLAAVPDDSPDAGKLVAIAESAPSGLHDLTGFILGPGGTGRFTLRRHDRFDATDAAFLPNGDLLVMERRFNLRDLLGLRLRRIAAADLKADAVLDGELLLEADFNAQIDNMEGLAVHVTDKGETILTLVSDDNRSILQRTLFLRFRLEE